The following are encoded together in the Juglans microcarpa x Juglans regia isolate MS1-56 chromosome 2D, Jm3101_v1.0, whole genome shotgun sequence genome:
- the LOC121248146 gene encoding NAC domain-containing protein 45-like, giving the protein MAPVSLPPGFRFHPTDEELVAYYLKRKINGRAIELEIIPEVDLYKCEPWDLPGKSLLPSKDLEWYFFSPRDRKYPNGSRTNRATKAGYWKATGKDRKVNSQTRAVGMKKTLVYYRGRAPHGARTGWVMHEYRLDERECETSTPTGLQDAYALCRVFKKSTTGPKIGEQYATRTTNQLTSDHSSSIELYSEGRCDQDLESSDHPMQYDSFSPHMQTGSSHEISGTRSDGKWMQFLSKDAFNFTPPAPFPNYGTVSYPDPSKVDIALECARLQHRLLPPLEVKDFPQAEFSDFRMSQSTPVRESSQTDLLQEILSVAQASQELMNQSNLSVQWGEDYAPEDDFSFMINNEYHAHNPVSDLRYHERSYIDKSWEDSSTRPIQIGDLDEDFKSTERMAAENLRWVGVSNKELEKSTFAEEPKIIPIEDISSFRRSEEHEFGQAGESGDNKSFGEFNDVPEMNHLPLDFMNDEPNDRENFLDDGNMDDYSNSPSSFEVIEEVKVNHGMFISTRLVAKTFFHQIVPSQTVKIHLNPVYMKNSFSREKADVQTGSKNRSSDSFFRKFKAFARGKFSAFTKSVEPCREIASAILCMVALISLVQIHVGGYKMEEEKLNISGKRWFKKMMKCRAERASGILIMEANERKDDQDQIALMINAEGGRNSSFGGLSKSTRIFLTVSLALCTVWANRVIANA; this is encoded by the exons atggctccTGTTTCATTGCCTCCTGGTTTCCGGTTCCACCCTACCGACGAGGAACTCGTTGCGTACTACCTCAAAAGAAAGATTAATGGCCGTGCGATTGAATTGGAGATCATCCCTGAAGTTGATCTCTACAAATGTGAACCATGGGACTTGCCGG GCAAATCATTATTACCCAGCAAAGATCTCGAGTGGTATTTCTTTAGTCCACGGGATCGAAAGTACCCCAACGGATCAAGGACTAATCGTGCAACTAAAGCTGGATATTGGAAGGCCACCGGGAAGGATCGAAAAGTGAACTCTCAGACGCGTGCTGTGGGCATGAAGAAAACCCTAGTTTACTATCGAGGGAGAGCACCCCACGGTGCTCGAACAGGTTGGGTTATGCATGAATATCGGCTGGATGAGAGAGAATGCGAAACTAGTACTCCTACAGGCTTGCAG GACGCGTATGCGCTTTGTCGTGTTTTCAAGAAGAGTACAACAGGTCCGAAGATAGGAGAGCAATATGCTACCAGAACTACCAATCAACTAACTAGCGACCACTCATCAAGCATTGAACTATATTCTGAGGGAAGATGTGATCAAGATTTGGAGAGCTCGGATCATCCAATGCAATATGATTCTTTCTCTCCGCACATGCAAACTGGATCATCACATGAGATCAGTGGAACCAGATCAGATGGGAAATGGATGCAGTTCTTATCCAAAGATGCATTTAACTTTACACCCCCGGCGCCATTTCCAAATTATGGAACTGTTTCATACCCGGATCCGTCCAAG GTCGATATAGCATTAGAGTGCGCAAGGTTGCAGCATCGATTACTTCCTCCTTTGGAGGTTAAGGACTTCCCTCAAGCTGAATTCAGTGACTTTAGAATGTCACAGTCGACACCCGTACGCGAAAGTAGTCAAACTGATCTTTTGCAGGAAATCCTTTCAGTAGCTCAAGCTTCTCAAGAACTGATGAATCAATCCAACCTGTCGGTCCAATGGGGTGAAGATTATGCCCCTGAAGATGATTTCTCCTTTATGATTAACAACGAATATCATGCCCACAATCCAGTTAGCGATTTGAGATATCATGAGAGATCATATATTGACAAATCCTGGGAAGATTCAAGTACGAGGCCAATACAGATTGGAGATCTGGATGAAGATTTTAAGTCGACAGAGAGGATGGCAGCTGAGAACTTAAGATGGGTGGGAGTGTCGAACAAAGAACTGGAGAAG AGTACTTTTGCGGAAGAACCCAAGATTATTCCAATAGAAGACATTTCAAGCTTCCGAAGAAGCGAGGAGCATGAGTTCGGCCAAG CAGGAGAAAGCGGGGATAACAAAAGCTTTGGCGAATTCAATGACGTCCCAGAGATGAATCATCTCCCGCTTGATTTCATGAACGATGAGCCAAATGATCGCGAGAACTTCCTTGATGATGGAAACATGGATGATTATTCCAACTCTCCAAGCAGCTTCGAGGTTATTGAGGAAGTTAAGGTTAATCACGGAATGTTCATCTCAACTCGCCTGGTAGCCAAGACATTCTTTCACCAAATAGTGCCATCGCAGACGGTTAAGATCCACCTCAACCCCGTTTATATGAAGAACAGCTTCTCAAGGGAGAAAGCAGATGTACAAACAGGATCTAAAAACAGATCATCAGATTCTTTCTTTAGGAAATTCAAGGCATTTGCAAGAGGAAAATTCTCAGCATTCACCAAATCAGTAGAGCCATGTAGGGAAATAGCAAGTGCTATCCTTTGCATGGTCGCGCTAATTTCTTTGGTGCAGATACACGTTGGAGGATATaaaatggaagaagagaagTTGAATATTAGTGGGAAACGTTGGtttaagaagatgatgaagtgcAGGGCGGAAAGAGCATCTGGAATATTAATAATGGAGGCCaatgaaagaaaagatgatCAAGATCAGATCGCATTGATGATTAACGCAGAAGGTGGCCGGAATAGTAGTTTTGGTGGTTTATCCAAGAGTACGAGGATTTTCCTCACCGTTTCTTTGGCTCTTTGTACCGTTTGGGCTAACCGTGTTATAGCTAACGCTTGA